One window of Jannaschia sp. CCS1 genomic DNA carries:
- a CDS encoding dipeptide ABC transporter ATP-binding protein, whose amino-acid sequence MADRTPYDGPILEIENLSISFFTRLREIPAVMDFSCTVMPGEAMGLVGESGCGKSTVALGVMQDLGVNGRIVGGTIKFKGRDLNKMSDEELRDLRGSEIAMIYQEPMASLNPAMKISKQLMEVPMIHEGKSEKEAYQLALEVVTDVRLPDPERMLKSYPHQLSGGQQQRIVIAMALMSKPSLLILDEPTTALDVTVEAGIVDLVKGLGEKYGTSMLFISHNLGLVLETCDRLCVMYSGEAVETGSIADVFDKMQHPYTQALFRSIPLPGADKNARPLIAIPGNFPLPHERPPGCNFGPRCNYFEDGRCNVGDIKMAEVLGDDRHATRCLRFQEIDWMAPPEVAAATAKAPIGDVVLKIDNLKKYYEVAANALFGGGDKKVVKANETLSFEARESETLAIVGESGCGKSTLAKVLMGLETATDGAIVMGNQEIQGTPIEERDTKTVSNVQMVFQNPFDTLNPSMTVGRQIIRALEVFKIGDSDADRRTRMLELLDLVKLPRAFADRMPRQLSGGQKQRVGIARAFAGDAKIVVADEPVSALDVSVQAAVTDLLMEIQRREKTTLLFISHDLSIVRYLSDRVMVMYLGHVVELGSTEQVFSPPYHPYTEALLSAVPIADTSVEKKHIVLEGDIPSAMNPPSGCPFQTRCNWKSDVPGGLCESQVPPMKTLADGHQIKCHLAEDVLARMDPVIKIAAE is encoded by the coding sequence ATGGCAGATCGCACCCCTTACGACGGCCCGATCCTGGAAATCGAAAACCTCTCGATCTCGTTCTTCACCCGTCTGCGTGAGATCCCCGCGGTGATGGATTTCTCCTGCACCGTGATGCCCGGCGAGGCGATGGGATTGGTCGGCGAAAGCGGGTGCGGCAAGTCTACCGTGGCCCTTGGCGTGATGCAGGATCTGGGCGTGAACGGGCGCATCGTTGGCGGCACGATCAAGTTCAAGGGCCGCGACCTGAACAAGATGTCCGATGAGGAGCTGCGCGACCTGCGCGGGTCCGAAATTGCGATGATTTATCAAGAACCTATGGCGTCCCTGAACCCGGCCATGAAGATCAGCAAACAGCTGATGGAAGTGCCGATGATCCATGAAGGCAAGTCCGAGAAAGAAGCCTATCAACTGGCGCTGGAGGTGGTCACAGACGTCCGCCTGCCGGACCCGGAGCGGATGCTGAAAAGCTATCCGCACCAACTCTCCGGCGGTCAGCAACAGCGCATCGTGATCGCTATGGCCTTGATGTCAAAGCCCTCTTTGCTGATCCTGGACGAGCCGACGACCGCCCTCGACGTGACAGTTGAGGCCGGGATCGTGGACCTCGTGAAAGGTCTGGGGGAGAAATACGGCACCTCCATGCTGTTCATCTCCCACAACCTCGGCCTGGTGCTGGAAACCTGTGACCGCCTCTGCGTCATGTATTCCGGCGAAGCGGTGGAGACTGGCTCTATTGCCGACGTCTTCGACAAGATGCAGCACCCCTATACGCAGGCCCTTTTCCGCTCTATCCCCTTGCCCGGCGCGGATAAAAACGCCCGTCCGCTGATCGCCATTCCCGGCAACTTCCCCCTGCCCCATGAGCGTCCCCCCGGCTGCAATTTCGGCCCGCGCTGCAACTATTTCGAGGACGGTCGCTGCAATGTCGGCGATATCAAGATGGCCGAGGTTTTGGGCGATGATCGCCACGCCACGCGCTGCCTGAGATTTCAGGAGATCGACTGGATGGCTCCGCCCGAAGTCGCCGCCGCCACCGCGAAGGCCCCCATCGGCGACGTGGTCCTGAAAATCGACAACCTCAAGAAGTATTATGAGGTCGCGGCCAATGCCCTGTTCGGCGGCGGTGACAAGAAAGTTGTCAAAGCAAATGAGACACTTAGCTTTGAGGCGCGCGAGAGCGAAACACTCGCCATCGTGGGCGAATCCGGGTGCGGCAAGTCCACCCTCGCCAAGGTTCTGATGGGGCTGGAGACGGCCACCGACGGCGCCATCGTCATGGGCAATCAGGAGATCCAGGGCACGCCGATTGAAGAGCGTGACACCAAGACCGTGTCGAACGTGCAGATGGTGTTCCAGAACCCGTTTGATACCCTCAACCCGTCCATGACCGTGGGCCGCCAGATCATCCGCGCGCTGGAGGTCTTCAAGATCGGCGACAGCGACGCGGATCGCAGGACCCGGATGCTGGAACTGCTGGATCTGGTGAAGCTGCCCCGCGCCTTCGCCGACCGAATGCCAAGGCAGCTGTCGGGCGGCCAGAAACAGCGGGTTGGCATCGCGCGCGCCTTCGCGGGCGACGCGAAAATTGTCGTTGCAGATGAGCCGGTTAGTGCCCTGGACGTGTCCGTTCAGGCCGCCGTGACGGACCTGCTGATGGAGATCCAGCGGCGGGAAAAGACGACGCTTCTGTTCATCTCCCACGACCTCTCCATCGTGCGTTACCTCAGCGACCGGGTGATGGTCATGTATCTGGGTCACGTCGTGGAACTTGGCTCCACAGAGCAGGTTTTCAGCCCCCCCTATCATCCATACACGGAGGCGCTTTTGTCCGCCGTGCCCATCGCGGACACGTCGGTGGAGAAGAAACATATCGTGCTGGAAGGCGACATCCCCTCGGCCATGAACCCGCCCTCAGGCTGCCCGTTCCAGACGCGGTGCAACTGGAAAAGCGACGTGCCCGGTGGCCTGTGCGAAAGTCAGGTGCCACCGATGAAGACATTGGCCGATGGGCATCAGATCAAGTGCCATCTGGCCGAGGACGTGCTGGCGCGGATGGATCCGGTGATCAAGATCGCGGCGGAATGA
- the modC gene encoding molybdenum ABC transporter ATP-binding protein, which yields MLEVRIKHAFDGFTLDVDFTAPSGVTVLFGRSGAGKTSVVNIVAGVLKAQEASVTVGDAVLEDRHMRLPVPQRRIGYVFQEPRLFPHMSVRANLRYGMRAGEMDQTIEMLGIGALLDRRPGTLSGGEAQRVAIGRALLSQPRLLLLDEPLAALDDARKAEILPYIERLRDEAGVPILYVSHSVAEIARLATTVVALEGGRVVRAGPAAEVLSDPDVVPTLGVREAGALVRATVTAHHGDGLSELRWSAGALLLPRVPYDVGRQIRVRIEAQDIMLANTRPEGISALNVVPVTLVTMRDGAGPGVIVQLRAGDDLILARVTQRSATAMGLREGWTGFAVLKSVAVAAGNISTAHA from the coding sequence ATGCTTGAGGTGCGGATCAAACACGCCTTTGATGGTTTCACGCTGGACGTGGACTTCACCGCGCCGTCTGGTGTGACCGTGTTGTTTGGCCGATCCGGTGCGGGAAAGACCAGCGTTGTCAATATCGTGGCGGGCGTTCTTAAAGCGCAGGAGGCCTCTGTGACGGTGGGCGATGCGGTGCTGGAGGACAGGCACATGCGCCTGCCCGTGCCCCAGCGCCGGATCGGGTATGTGTTCCAGGAGCCGCGCCTGTTTCCGCACATGTCCGTGCGCGCCAATCTGCGCTACGGGATGCGGGCGGGAGAGATGGATCAAACGATCGAGATGTTGGGCATCGGCGCCCTTCTGGACCGCCGTCCTGGCACCCTGTCGGGGGGCGAGGCACAGCGCGTTGCCATCGGGCGCGCGCTCCTCAGCCAGCCCCGGCTGCTGCTGCTTGATGAGCCGCTCGCCGCCCTCGACGATGCGCGCAAGGCCGAGATCCTGCCCTATATTGAGCGCCTGCGGGATGAGGCGGGGGTGCCGATCCTCTACGTCTCTCACTCCGTCGCGGAAATCGCGCGCCTTGCCACCACTGTCGTGGCCCTTGAGGGCGGGCGCGTGGTGCGTGCTGGCCCTGCGGCAGAGGTCCTGTCCGACCCCGACGTGGTGCCGACCCTTGGGGTCCGGGAGGCCGGAGCGCTGGTGCGCGCGACCGTCACCGCCCACCATGGGGACGGCCTGTCTGAGCTTCGTTGGTCGGCGGGCGCGCTGCTGCTGCCGCGTGTGCCCTATGACGTCGGTCGCCAGATCCGCGTCCGGATTGAGGCGCAGGACATCATGCTGGCGAACACGCGGCCTGAGGGGATTTCGGCCCTCAACGTGGTTCCGGTGACGCTTGTCACAATGCGCGACGGGGCCGGGCCGGGCGTCATCGTTCAGCTGCGCGCGGGCGACGACCTGATCCTGGCGCGGGTCACGCAGCGGTCGGCCACGGCCATGGGGCTCAGGGAAGGCTGGACCGGTTTTGCGGTGCTGAAATCCGTCGCTGTCGCAGCCGGGAACATCTCAACAGCACACGCCTGA
- the modB gene encoding molybdate ABC transporter permease subunit — MNGLLGPAEWEAVALSLRVALTATVLSLPLGIFTAYVLARTRFPGHTLLNGLVHLPLILPPVVTGYLLLISFGPQAPVGQLLQNLGLPIAFRWTGAALAAAIMAFPLMVRAIRLSLEAVDPKLEEAASTLGASHLRVFATITLPLMAPGILTGAVLAFAKAMGEFGATITFVSNIPGETRTVPSAIYAFLQVPGGEGAAWRLVIVSVVVAMGALIVSELLARRVTKRIGGRDA, encoded by the coding sequence ATGAACGGCCTGTTGGGCCCTGCGGAATGGGAGGCGGTGGCCCTGTCCCTGCGCGTCGCCCTGACGGCCACGGTCCTGAGCCTGCCATTGGGCATTTTCACGGCCTATGTCCTGGCCCGAACCCGCTTCCCGGGCCACACACTGTTGAACGGCCTCGTGCACCTTCCGCTGATCCTGCCCCCCGTCGTCACCGGCTACCTCCTGTTGATCAGCTTCGGCCCGCAAGCCCCCGTCGGACAGCTGCTGCAAAACCTTGGCCTGCCCATCGCCTTCCGCTGGACCGGTGCCGCGCTCGCCGCTGCGATCATGGCGTTTCCCCTGATGGTCCGCGCCATTCGCCTGTCGCTGGAGGCCGTGGACCCCAAGCTGGAGGAGGCCGCCAGCACCCTCGGCGCGTCGCATCTGCGTGTCTTTGCCACCATCACGCTGCCCCTCATGGCCCCCGGAATTCTCACCGGCGCGGTGCTGGCCTTCGCCAAGGCGATGGGCGAATTCGGGGCCACGATCACCTTCGTGTCCAACATCCCCGGCGAGACGCGCACCGTGCCCTCGGCCATCTACGCGTTCCTGCAAGTGCCGGGCGGCGAAGGCGCGGCGTGGCGGCTGGTGATCGTGTCGGTCGTCGTCGCCATGGGGGCGCTGATCGTCTCGGAACTGCTCGCCCGCCGCGTCACCAAACGGATCGGGGGCCGCGATGCTTGA
- the modA gene encoding molybdate ABC transporter substrate-binding protein: MRAILFSCCFCLLSVHSARAEEVLVFAAASMSGPLDAIAAHHEAETGDRIVVSYGASSTLARQVAAGAPAGVILLANEAWMDHLEDLNALLPGTRHGLLTNRLVLIGAPDATPRPLQDLSLGDARLALALTEAVPAGLYARAALEATGQWQALRPNIVETDNVRAALQLVAIGAARYAITYATDAALEPRVRIVAEIAPDLHPPIRYPVAVTATGSAAAEAFVATLLSLPARNIFTDAGFGLVPE; this comes from the coding sequence ATGCGTGCGATCCTGTTCAGTTGCTGTTTTTGCCTGCTCTCGGTCCATTCGGCCCGCGCGGAGGAGGTTCTGGTCTTTGCCGCCGCCAGCATGTCCGGCCCGCTCGATGCCATCGCCGCCCACCATGAGGCCGAGACCGGCGACCGGATCGTGGTCTCTTACGGCGCGTCCTCCACGCTGGCCCGGCAGGTGGCGGCCGGGGCGCCTGCCGGTGTGATCCTGCTGGCCAATGAGGCGTGGATGGACCATCTGGAGGACCTGAACGCGCTGCTGCCCGGCACGCGCCACGGGCTGCTGACCAATCGGCTTGTCCTGATCGGAGCCCCCGATGCCACCCCGCGACCACTGCAGGACCTGAGCCTTGGCGACGCCCGTCTGGCCCTTGCCCTGACCGAGGCGGTGCCCGCCGGCCTCTACGCCCGCGCGGCCCTTGAGGCGACGGGCCAGTGGCAGGCCCTGCGCCCCAATATCGTGGAGACCGACAACGTCCGCGCCGCGCTGCAACTGGTGGCCATCGGGGCGGCGCGCTACGCGATCACCTATGCCACCGACGCCGCCCTTGAGCCGCGGGTGCGGATCGTCGCGGAGATCGCGCCGGACCTGCATCCCCCGATCCGCTATCCGGTCGCGGTGACGGCCACGGGATCCGCCGCTGCCGAGGCCTTTGTCGCCACGCTCCTGAGCCTTCCCGCGCGCAATATCTTCACCGATGCGGGCTTTGGGCTGGTGCCGGAATGA